TGTCTCATCATGCCACAGTCACTGTTTATGCACCATCCGTTACGGGAGCAGCAGTCCAAAAGCAGCAGCCACTCACTAACCCCCACCCGGcgccagcagcaggagcacatGCCATTGTTAAATGTGTTAGCTGCCTTCTGTTCAGGCGTTCTCGGAGATGGTGGCAgaagattttaaataaaacagttctGGAACATAATGGTCACAGTCACACTGTACCAGTGTTACTATGGGTCAGATCTGAGGTCTAAAGAAATTCACAGCACGTACCAGAAAGTAGCACAAGAGTGAAAGTTAATTTCACTCTTCCCTAGGGGTAACTCATGGGGttggtgctccagccccactgtACCCACGGAGTAGGCAACCCAGCTGTCTCCAAGCCCAATTAGCCCAAATGCACTAGAGCTGCTCAGTAACACACACAGCTGGTAGCCAAATGCTGGGGAGCTCTTCCCTGATAGCATCTTCTCCCAACGGGTAGCCAAGACTCTGGTAACACGCAGCCTCAACATTACCACACCTGAGGCTAACAGGGACTCACAAGCAAGGCAACTGCCCCAACAGGTAAACCCAAATGCCCTCCCTCCCACTGAGCTGGGCTAAGTCCACCTCTTTTTATGATCAGTTCTACTGTTGTGGCATTCAGAGGCTGCCCAATCAGGACTGGGGCCCCTGCGAGCTGGGTGTTGTAAACACCAAAAGCAAATGAGTGGGACAGGCCAGAGGAGGGCAGATAAGGGTAATAGAAATGAGATCACATGATTCCATAGACAACTACTCCACAACTCAATGGttgctgaccattttaaaatgttctggatTTGCTTTTTCTAGCTCTCCCCGGCTGCCAACTAGCCCACCTCTTGGCTGATTTCTTCCAGTcaacacagcagggctggggctctgcTTGAAGCTGCTCTTTTCCAATCCAGACCCACACAAGGAGAGCCAAGAAGCACAATGCAGCACTGCAGCCGCCGGTTTTATGACCTGAATGCACCCGATGATAACAGAGCCACGAGAGCTCTATAAAGACAGGCATCAGCTTGTGCTGCGGAGAATCTGCCATGTTCATTCCATGTCTACCAACCCTCACTGATAATTAGACCAAGGCCACTGGAGCCAAACTAACATCTCAGTCTGATTACTGATGCGGGCCCCACAAGCACGAGTGTCCACAATGCGTCACCCACCTGCTCGTTCTTGTGCTGCGTCATGTGCGATTTGAGCTGGAAGTAGGTGTTGAACTTGCTGGGGCAGAACTGGCACTGGTAAGAGCTATCAATCAGGACAACCTGCTTGGCTTCCAGTTTGCCAACCTCGCTCTCTTCTGTGGGGGCCATGGCCTGAGGCTGCTGGGGAGAGTTCCTGGAGGCCTGGCTTAAGCCTGGAGGAAtgggcagaggcagagagaaagacAAACTGAAGCATCCCTGAGATCAGTTTTTTAACAGCTTTGAAAACTGaccaaggccccagtcctgcattgACACTCAGCTTTGGTCTCTGGGCcagcctcctgctcccttccTAAGAGCCAATTCTTTGGACTAGACAATTCAATTCCCCTAACCTCCCCTTTACAACAGCTTATCAAGGGCCCTGATTATTCTGGCTACCCTTCTGTGACCCACTATTCTTACCCGGCATGCTCCCAGCTATGTGCCAGCAGTCTCATAGAAAAGAGAGCTCAACAGGTCCCTGACGATCTAAGGCCATACTCACTCCTCCTCCAAGATTTGCTCAGAGCAGGAGACGAGAGGCATCAGGTAACCAATTATGCATCCCTGATTCACTAGCTGCCTAGCTTCAGTATACATCAGAGCAGCCCCTAGACTTTTGTGACTTATGCCAGCTGGCTATGGCCTGATCGGACCACATATCGCTTCAGAGCTAGCAGAGCTGAGTCATGCTCTGCCCCATCCTCCATGCCACCATTCGGGGGAGGTTGGTGTAAACGTTGGCTACACCACTGGATGCCAGCTGGGAGCTCTTCCACACCAAGCGAATTATGAACTGGCCCGTTAGATGAGACTTCACCACCCTGAGCAGTGCAGAACAGCAAGCCAGAGCACACAGGGTTGCATTAGCCCACATGTCTGGTCTGTGGATTAGTCTAATAGATGCTGCTAAATGCTCGGTCTCCAGATGGTGGCATCACTGGCATTAACCCCAGAGAAAGCTAACATGAGAAAGAAATGGGTGGGAAGGAGCTTTGGGAATAAGGAGTGTTCAGAGATCCTGGAAGTGTCGTTCTGCTTCCTAGTAGGCAATTTCTAAGGGTAGCACACCTGCATTCTCTTCGTCCTCCTGCTGGTTGGGGTTCAGCGCCATGACCTGCACCGTGATGGAGTTGCGGGAGATGGTGCACCCGAGCCCCGGAGGCCACACTTTATGGGTCTGCATGTGCTTCTTCACGTTGGACTTCTGCGCGAAGGCTCGGCCGCACACGATGCACTGGAACGGCTTCTCACCTGTGTGGCTGCAGGGCAGAACAAAGCACATCAGTGAAGATGCATGACGGGAGGTGGTGGCCTGTAAGCATATATCACAGGGGGCAGCTGTCCCAGGAGTGAACTGAGAACCTAGCTGCTTGGCATATTAACTTCTGGGCATCCCCAGCAAAGGACTGGGAACCTGATCAACTGGCGTCAATGGATTTTGTGGGTGGAGCAGGAGAAACAGGCCTTACATACAGAACATAGAGTTACAGCCCAGGGGTagtttgggggcggggaggagctcTGCAATGGAGTCAGAACATTTATCATCACGTTTTTCTGCACTTATCCAATAAGCCACTTGACCATCATTGCTTGGTTTAGAATAAAACCCCTTTCTTCTGCTCCAGCATCAGAGGATCTCTTCTTATCCCCCCACTCTGCTTCCAGCCTAGGAAGAGGGAAACTCtgtcctcttccctctctcttccccccaccccaaattacAGGGAAGGAGATCTTTCTGCTCTCTCTTCCTGTTACAGGCCCAGAAGCCACTTCTGATGCTTGGTGGTCACCATGTGAGGGGCCCCAGGACGGGCTTGGAGTTCTAATGACTCCTGCTAGCTGCCCATCAAGCTTTTACATCTTTGCTCAGAGCTGAGACTACAGTTTTTATCCTTCCTCTTCAGGCATCGCTCTGAATTTTCGctcccaagggacagctctggagGTGAAGGTGGCTGGGCATTCCAGGTAACAggaactgtggatgttctcatcaGCTAGTGAGCAAAGAGGACTCCAAAACCAGCTCATACTCAAAAAGTAGAAGATGCAATTACAGCTCATGCCTCCTAGGCAATCAACAGCCCACCCCACTTGGCCATCCCTGCTGCATCTGGGTTAGCATCTCACTGTTACCTTCTGATGTGCTGCTGCAAGTCAAAGTTCTTGGTGAAGGCCTTGTCACAATAAGTGCACTTCAGTTTGGGGGACTTAGGTTTCCCTGAAATAGAAAGAGTGCATAATGGGAATTAGCTACTCCAGTTCAGTTGCTTTCAGGACCAAGGAACATTTGATGGGATATGAATGGCCACAACACAAGAGTTTGTCCCATGGACAATAATAGGTGCCAATTCTACTTTTTGTATAGCACAGTAAGAGTACACTGTGTTGTACATTTGCTAACAGAGTCTCCAGAGCTTCCAAACTAAAAGTGCAATGCAATGGAGACATGATGGTCTAGGGGTTAGAACAGAGGCTGGCCATAAGGAGACATACCTTCTTGCAGCCCACTGTCATTTTTGGAACGCCTATTTTTGGAGGTCGAGGTGGAATCAAAACTGGCCACGTTTCCTCCAGCCGCATTGGTCAAAGGAGCAGCAGTGTTAGTGCTTTTGGATTTGAAGCCCTGCTTCCCTGGGCTGTacactggaggggagggatacaCAGGACTTTCCACACACTGGCTTGGCACCTGGAATAATGCACCAGTGAAAATACGTTTGCTAAGTCCGTGGAGAAGTTGCCATGCTAGATCATTAGTCTGTCTAGTCCAGGATCCTGCCTAACTGGATCAAACCAGTAATCTGTTTTTTTAAGCAAAGGGAGGCTAAACCAATGCACAAAGGGCAGCTCTCAGGCTGAACCTTGCCAAGTATTCAGAAGTATTAGCAAGACCTGGACACCAAAGTATAAACTCTCAAAACAAAGAGCTAGCTAGTCCCCGATTAGCATCTCTGCTCTCCAGAGCTGATCACCGTGAAAGTAAAAAGCTCAAGGTCCTGTTACCAACCTCAGGAAGATTTCTGAAGGAAGTTCTGCTGTGCAGATTCCAGTTAAACAAACTGACAACATTATTGGGAAGGCGAAGGGTGTAGTTAGCAAAGTAGACCAAGTCATCAGTCTGGAGTAACACAGTTTGAGGCCCTTTCTGTAAAGGGCATCTGGAGAAGTTTGGCATGTCCTCTCCTACCGCATACTCCCCAGTCCTGTTTCAAGATCTCAAGTAACATGGCTAGCACCACTTCCCCTGGGAGACTATTTAACTGCCTGAGGAATCTCACTGTCAGGATATTTTTTCTGATATTCAGACTAAGCTCTCCTGTGCTGAGTTTCGGCCCACTACTTCTAGTTCAATCCCTTTGCAACGTCTCTGCCTTCCCAGCAGATACCTTTCCAATACTTGCAGGCAGTTATAGGAAATCCCACCCCTTAAACATATCTACATGTTTTCGgctcttttaatctctcctcatgaaTCAATCCCTCCAGTCCCTTAATCACTCTCATGTTCTCCAAATTCCCTTCAGCTTGTTGACATCTTTCTGCTCATTACTTTCCCACAGAGGAAATACTCATTGATTACAAGACAACCTAACACATCTTTCCCTGACTCTAATTTTATGACAAATTGCATTTCTAACTAACTCATGAGCAGCATCTTCTCCCCAACTTGTGAAATGGGCTTGCAGGAGCCTTAAGTGTCATGAATCGGTCAGAAGGTAGAGCAGCATCTGAGGGATGACCTATGGCCAAGCTCACAATACGAGGCCAGAGACACGGCTTTACCTCTATGGGTGGATAGGGCTGCATCCCCAGCGTCTGTATCTCCACTGTGCCATTTCCTGCCATAGGAGCAGGTGTGCTGTACACTTCCACCACCCGGCTGCCACCAGTGCTAGGCTGTCCCGGTGCTCCCAATGTCTGAGCGGGAGGAGGTgggggttgaggtggaggaggaggtgggggtggcggaggaggtgggggctgggaaaggTATCCAGCTCCAGTGTGCATACTCAAGGTGCTCTGAAAACCGGAACAAGAGACAAACAGAGAAGGCATTAAAAATGCAGCACAGGTCCAGCAACCTCCAGCTGGAGTTGCAGACGCCTCACTCATGACATAACTCATAATTCACTGTCAGATTGGCAGACAAAGCAAACTCTGGGCAAAATGCACTTTTTAACACAGATGTGGGCACCTTACTAAATACAGTATCTAATTTCTAAGGAAGCAATGAGCAATCGAACAACCACCTATATACCGCGCATGGGTCAGATTGAGAGGATATGCAGCAGCTCATACTGCCACTTTTCCCTGCTGATGGTCATCTTGTGCTCTAGAATCCaagcattttcttcattttctttgtagCCCTGCTGAGTACAAGGAAAACCCTCAGAATGCAAAGAGGGTAACCAGTGCAGGACGCCTGCCAAAGTCTGCAGACAGCATTAAACAACAGCTCTGAGAGAGGTGTCCCATTGATCCCCCTGGTCGTtacaaagatggtccctgctggtTACACTGTAACATACACATTATTTCATGTGGGATCATAGCACACAAGAAAGAACCATGGATGATCATATTATGAAGAGTGGCACAATCTGCTGCGAGACAGTGTGAGTGAGCAGATCTTGGCATAGGCCCATCACTTGTTGTTTTCCAACCTGAcctctgttgttgtttttgagaAGATGCCCAGGCACCAACATCAAAGCAGCTCTCTGAACTGTGCAGGTGGCACTGCCAGCCAGAACTCTTGGATCCCTCCGCTATTCAGCGGGGAACTCAGTCTGTTTGGAAAGCGCACTCCCCTTACCTGCACGGAGGGCTGCACTGCGGGCATTGGTTGGTCCAGGGATGTAAAAGCGGACATGGCTGACATCAGCACCTCATCACTGACTAAGATATTCCCCTGCACTAGCGTCTGGATCAGCGGAGATGGAGGAACCGTGATGTATGTGGAAATTTGCtgaaagaatgggaaaaaaagtgTTGGGGCTCAACACTAGAACAAGAGAAATAatctctgaaatgctcagggaaggAACGAGGATGTGCTCTTTACTAAACCGACGAGTCTCTGCTACCTCCAGCTCTCCTCACTCGACTGGCCACACAAGAGATCTACTGGTTGCTACTGTTTGTATCTTCACCTACGGGTCTATCCTGCCATCCTGTAACAAACAGGAAACCACACTGGGCTAGACCTCCcaatgctctagttcaaaaggaattattatgagacagttctctggcctgtgctatacaggagatcagactagatgatcacagtggtatcttcaggcctcagaatctatgaatGAATCAATCCTGTGAGATCTAATGGATCAGGCGACTGGAGATGGGATGGGGAGTTGGTTATGGGTTTACAGTTCAAACCACGTTGGTTATTAAAGGTGACCTGGGGAACAAACAGCATGAAGACCTTCAGCGGAATGCTCTGACTTACCAGGTGATGTGGTGAATTCAGAAAGGCCACGGACTAGATGGCCAGGAAGACTGTACTTCCTTCTCACCCCTAGAGGTGCTCCCATAAGGTCACAATTGAGGTATATTGGGGGTGACAGCATGGGGGAAGATTTTGCTCACACTGTCCGTGTTCTGTGGTTATGATGAGGACTGATGCCTCCTGAGTCAGCAGCGCCTTTCCCCAGTGATAGATtcactttgggggggggggggggaacacatttttttttaaattcctggaaAATTCCATCTTTTTGGTTGATTTGAGGAGCAGAAAGTATGCTGTGTGTATGAGGGGATACAGGAGCTCTGTAGCAAAGAACAGCTGCATGGATTCAATTCTGGCGAAAGGCAGGTTTGGGGCaaggggaagattttttttttttttttaattctccccAGACATGGCACACCGGGATATATGGAATCGTGCATGGAGACCGGGTGCTGAAAGAACCAGGAGGCAGATCCAGGGATGAGGATGCCACATGCAGCAACCTCTCACTATGTATGTGTAACTGGATTCAGTAAACGTTCACCCCTGGGTTCTCTTGCCCTCCAAAGTCAGCGGCGCAGAGACCTCCAAGCATGCCAATGTAGCTACCTGCCGATTGGCACTCTGAGCCTGCTGCACAGATGTGATGGACGGAGCGTACACGCTGTTGGTAGCCAATGAGACAGTGGCCAGTGAAGGGGTGTTTCCTTGGCATTGCTCCCTCTTGTGGGTCATGAATGCTGGCAGCgagttgaactgcttcttacaCTTCCCACACAGGAACACGTCCTCGTCATCTGCAATCAGAAGGGAACAGGTCATTGATTTGGCttcaggatccttctcctcctcagatTATGGAGCTACCTCAACTATAGTTAGGGTCAGAAAAGGGACGATACAATTTGGTGCTTTCCTGCTGTTAGCCCCATAGAGCTGTGATAGCTAGGGGAGGGTGAGCTGAATTCTATTCTGCCTTGTGCAGCTTCAGCTATTTTGTCAGCTGAGCTCTAGCCGCAGAAAGTCCTACTGAGGATGAGAAATAAGTAACTGAACTTTGCATTCCTCTAGCTCCTTCTGACTATATCAAAAAGGCTCAGTGGATCAGGTTGAGCTGTCTTTAGACAGATCAGCCGCAAtgcatggaggagggagaggctgaTTACACAGCGTTCACTTGCATGTGTTTGGGGAAAGGTCACAGAATAATTCCGCATCTTCCAAGTGAGCCCTGATAAAACACTGTCTGGCCTATGCCTTCCGGTTTTGgggggagcagctctggagcctgGTATTGCTGATAAAGGGCTGAAGTGAAAAGCCAGACCTTCATAAGCATTTAAGTCAGCAACTACCATGACTGCTCACCTAAATTAGCTACACAATGATCTGTCCCCAAATAATTGAGCAACCTGAGCGTTTATAGCAGCAAGAGATGTTTGTGACACGCAGAAAGTGCCCCTCCTTTCATGCCTTTCCTGAAGTGCATGGCCTGGACCTGTTGCTGAGACCAACCCCAACCCACCCTCTCTTCTTCCGGGCAACCACACCCAGTCTGTGACAGGCACCACACAGTATATTCTGTATTATCCCTCTCTCCCCTTATGTTCTGCCCTGTTTCGCTAAACAGACCATGAGTCCTTAGGAATTAGCACATAGCAGTGACTCTCCACCAACCGTCTGCAGACAACTGTTCTGCCAAACCATTTCTGACGGTCACTGGGACAGAGGTTGTGGCAGGAAAGCCAGCCCACCAGAGCCTCTTTCTCGCTTGCACGTGCAAGGAAGAGAGGGACTCACCCATGGACTGAATGGTGGTGGAAGTGTTGACATTTTGACCGGATGGATCTGTAACTGCTCCCTGACCATCCAGCAGGGACTGAACAGCCAGCACTGTCTGATTATCCATTCCTGAAAGACAGACAGAAGCAAGGGTTAACAGGAACATCCAAGCAGGCCCTCTGGGACAAGAGCTGTTTCACTGAGTCTGAAACCTCACTCTGCACCATCTGAACGTATCCTACAGTAAACACAACTTAAAAGAGTAACGCTGAAAAGTGGCTCCCCGTCAGGGGCCCTAGGTCTCCCGCTTAGTTCTTCTTCCTTCACTGAGCTCCACTCCGCCCCTACCCCAACCCCAACGCCACCTATTCTATGCGCTAGTTATCCTAAGAGAGAAAAGAGATCCTAAGAGCAAAAAGCCAGTTCATCTTTCTTTATATGGTGATGGGAGGAGTGGttaagaagaggaaaaagaagatcTGGCAGCTGAAGGAAAGAGCTGGTTTTTGGGGAAGCTATTCCCAGGGAGGGCGAAGAGTTTTAGCTGCAGAAACGGGTCTGATCAGTGGCACTTGCCACTTGGAGGTGCAGAAACATAGGAATTTAATAGATTTTAAACTCAGACTAGTTTAAGGTCATCATGTCACGCAGAGGGTAACTCAGGCCGGTACAGTTACTCACAAGCCACATGGTGCAGTGGCTGAGACTTGGGGTTTGTTGAGTTAAGAAACCTGAGCTCTGGGCCTGCAGTGAGCTTGCATAAACGCTCTGCTAACGTATATTTAAAAAGGGCAGGAACCTGCAGCAGTTCTTCCCTGTCTTCTGGGCCAAAGTTCATGGCTTGAGTCAATAATAAGGGTAGGGAATTGAATAGGAATTGAAACAGCACTTAGAAGAACTAAGATTTGAACTCCTAGTCTCTGCTTTCCAAGTTCAAGGAACTTTCCCTCAAGCTAGAGCAACATTTGTAAAAAATTCCTCAGTTAGTGTCTTTCCCATTTTAGCATCCCCCAGAAGCCAGTGATGGCATTCACACTGAGGGAGATTTGCCATTCAATTAAAAATTGGCACGTTCACCTTAgcacaaatattttttccactgcagctacaatgttatttaaaaactcaTTAGTGTTTGTCTACAGATGTATTAACTGAGACAAAAAGCAGCCAAAGGACAGCTCTCAGAGCGATTTAGATTTCTTGTAAAAGGGGTGAAGAAACTGCCCAAAAGGGGTGATTCAATTCATTTTTCATCAAGTCATGACAAATTCAAACAGCACTCAGTTTATATTCTGTGTTTTGGCTTTTTGccatttcaatgagatttttacAAACTAAAGGTTTAAAGCTCCTGTTAATACTGAACCTCAACACAGTCTTAACTACGGTGATGCTATTGCTGCACCACAATCAAAAAAGAGCAAATAATCTTACAAGGTAAAATCATATTCAAATAGTACAGCTAACAGGCAGATCCTAATGAGAAGCCAATTAGTAAATAGCATGAGGAGAGGCTTGAAAATCCTGCAACTGATTGCAAAGACATAAGGAAACATCACAGAGAAGCTGCTCTGCTTTCCTCCTATAGGTCCCTCCATGCCAGGgtttagggcaggaagtgaagaatataaCGTGCAACAGAAACTGCAAGGAGAGTATTTAGATCTGCCGGATATACTTCTCCAGGACTGCCAGGGTGACATCCCAGGTGCCAAGGGGCCTCCATAAGGGAGAGAGAGGGACTTTCACCAACTGCACACATACACAACACTTCAAAGATTAGCTAAGAACTCACTACTCCTGCATCACCCACATGGAGCTAGTTAATATACTCAAGTAACTGAACCATCAAGAAGAGCTGTTTATGCCTTAACTGAGTAACCTGATCAGTCTGCTGCGACCCGTTCGATTTCTCCCCTTCCTTGCCTTTTGTTTATTAACCTTCCTTGTTGTGTCTCATTTGAACCTATGGCTCCATCTTACACACATTTACTGCCAAGCACAGTATTCACTCTTGGgggtagctccattgacatcagtgggattactcattgTCCCAAGCACTACATTCAGTGACAcgtgcaggactgggaccttatATCATaagctctgcagagcaggggctgtttcTTTACTAGTGTCTGTAAAGTAGCCATCACACTTCATAGCACTGCAACAAATAACAATATATCTAATATCAACCCCTAATGGGAGCTTGGGGGTGTTCTCTCTAAACAATTATTGTAACTGTTAAATAAGAGATAAGATCACCCATTTTGCAGCCCTTGTCCCAGAAACTGATTTTGAGGCATGGTCTGTTTTATTCATCAGATTCCCATCAGGAAGCAGACAGGAtgagtcccagttctgccacagttCTCTGTGTGTAATGAGATATGATCTCTCTTCTTCATTTCCCCTTCTAAGGCAGCAGCTTGTAGGGTGTGGCATGGGATGCCCCAGAAACCCAATACAGTTGTTGTATGTGTGTAGGTGGAATGCAGGGTGAAGAATCTCCTACACCTGCTGGGCAGACAGCCCAGCTGGAGGCTGGGCAATCTGCTTCAGAACTATCCCTACGAATAAAGGTGAGAAGGGTGGAGGAgagccttcccctccctcactccccaaTCAGGAGCATATCTATAAgaaaggctacaatttagtcatggaggttgcggaagtcatggaatccgtgacttctgcagtgtgGAGTTGCAGGGCTCCCCATCAcctgctgggctgggagctgtaggGTACCCCCGGTGCCTCTGGCAACCCCACAGTGGGAAGtggggtaccctgcagctcccagctgttgtgGGTAACCCCCAAGATCTCAGGTCGTGGAGGgacccctgagctcccagccaccagagGCAGCAGAGAACTCCCGAGCTGGCAGGTGGCAgctgggagcagtggggaaaCTCCGCAGGTGGCGAGGAATCCCTGAGCTCCTGGGTGCCACGGGACCTCGGAGCTGCGGACTGCAGGAGTGGGGGGTGCCCCAcggcccccagctgctgcaggcagctcctaGCCTCTGTGCAGCTGCCCTGCTTCAGGCGGTGTGGGGATCCACAGATCCCCATATTGTCCTAGacgtttttagtaaaagtcacagacaggtcacagcttccctGAATTTTCCTTTTTTGCCCATGACCTggccttgacttttactaaaaaaatctgtgacaaaatcttagccttatctATAAGTCATTGTGTCAGCTGCACCTCTTTTCATCAGTGGCAGATTCTGCATACTCCCCTCCTCTATCAGTTTCACGTAGGAAGGAAGACTGTTGAGAACagcagggctctgcagctccagagaagagaagggaaagcAGCTGTTATACAATTCATGCTCCTTTACAAATCCACCATGCGTTTCTTTCCATATTGTAGGAAACTGAATATTGCAGGAgcatgcatgttttgttttgttttgaatttcaagagaaaccaatattttaaaatacacacataTATTTACAATTAttctcctgcagtatttgcaaGGGAAACACTGCAGACTCCTGCTAGTGCATCAGAACCAGAGTGTGAAATTTACAAGTCTATTGCAATGTCCACGTGGAAATAAGCAAAAAGCAGGAAAAGTAAGAAGAGAATTGGACACCTAGAATTCTATTTTAATAGTTTATGTTGATAATTAAAACACCCTAAAATTACTGAAGCtcaagaattttaaaaacctaattccTGTCTTAATATTCATGCCAGGAATGCCAAGCTCAGTCTGGGAAGGGGGCCAGATTACATTTttaatagggctgtcgattaatcgcagttaactcacatgattaactcaaaacttaacagtgattaaaaaaattaactgcgattaatcgctgttttaatcgcactgtcaaacaatagactaccaattgacattaaatatttttggatgtttttctacattttcaaatatattaatttcaattacaacacagaatacaaagtgtacagtgctcactttatattattacaaatatttgcactgtaaaaatgataaaaaaaatttcaattcacctcaagtACAGTAGTGTgatctctttactgtgaaagtgcaacttacaaatgtagattttttttttttacataactgcactcaaaaacataacagataaaactttagagcctacaagtccactcagtcctacttctttttcagccaatcgctcagacaaacaagttttt
The window above is part of the Chelonoidis abingdonii isolate Lonesome George chromosome 14, CheloAbing_2.0, whole genome shotgun sequence genome. Proteins encoded here:
- the ZNF341 gene encoding zinc finger protein 341, which translates into the protein MCCRWQCESGMDNQTVLAVQSLLDGQGAVTDPSGQNVNTSTTIQSMDDEDVFLCGKCKKQFNSLPAFMTHKREQCQGNTPSLATVSLATNSVYAPSITSVQQAQSANRQQISTYITVPPSPLIQTLVQGNILVSDEVLMSAMSAFTSLDQPMPAVQPSVQSTLSMHTGAGYLSQPPPPPPPPPPPPPQPPPPPAQTLGAPGQPSTGGSRVVEVYSTPAPMAGNGTVEIQTLGMQPYPPIEVPSQCVESPVYPSPPVYSPGKQGFKSKSTNTAAPLTNAAGGNVASFDSTSTSKNRRSKNDSGLQEGKPKSPKLKCTYCDKAFTKNFDLQQHIRSHTGEKPFQCIVCGRAFAQKSNVKKHMQTHKVWPPGLGCTISRNSITVQVMALNPNQQEDEENAGLSQASRNSPQQPQAMAPTEESEVGKLEAKQVVLIDSSYQCQFCPSKFNTYFQLKSHMTQHKNEQVYKCVVKSCAQTFQKLESFLEHIKNHQEELSYRCHLCSKDFPSLYELSVHQYSHSLLPQHSPKKDVAVYKCVKCVNKYSTPEALEHHLQTATHNFPCSHCQKVFPCERYLRRHLPTHGGGGKFKCQICKKFFRREHYLKLHAHIHSGEKPFKCSVCDAAFNRKDKLKRHMLIHEPFKKYKCPFSSHTGCNKEFNRPDKLKAHILSHSGMKIHKCQYCSKSFSRRAHMVEHQRSHTGNYKYRCPTCSKGFTRQKYMKDHKCRLNSPMDKELQIRKAQKKRGARRKVGLPLPSQLALAELKDSAEGRNPRESGPNKEQFRESDAVLSIVVGGSAATDSDLVVPGQPSSIASSLALAELQTGTDVPCTMLAVPVYIQTTD